In a single window of the Cydia pomonella isolate Wapato2018A chromosome 2, ilCydPomo1, whole genome shotgun sequence genome:
- the LOC133534789 gene encoding uncharacterized protein LOC133534789 — protein sequence MRPGGGGAGGGPSPMETETAKTSTKRRNKDVSDTEVTSCKQKMTYIRSRRGLFKDHNPIYEDLTKKEYPVLLQSASNELTHKVPMDILKVNGILKEILGVQYVKAAGNFYVKVYFGCAKDANAFLLNKPVLQENNWKATIPYDSIECQGIIRAPVDLSEETLLEDLKASCMILGVKRFTKKQDDGQFKPLPTVLVTFMASSRPDHVIYDHIWMPVQEYIRPLLQCFRCYKFGHGSGACKSTQVCSICSAGHFYKECTTPSVFKCSNCSGPHSAVSYTCKVKAEKIAQIKNKINGKFSYATAAAIAVTPNNSTNPNSKILKTPAKTPHGRAMIADIINSDIVLNAITKTIVELMKKREVNNTSSGPLPISSQMIKELLVTSFTT from the coding sequence ATGAGGCCAGGAGGCGGGGGTGCGGGCGGCGGCCCCTCCCCCATGGAAACAGAAACCGCCAAAACTTCAacaaaaagaagaaataaagaTGTTTCTGATACAGAAGTCACATCATGTAAGCAAAAAATGACATACATACGAAGTCGTCGCGGTCTCTTCAAAGACCACAACCCTATATATGAAGATTTGACAAAAAAAGAGTATCCTGTACTACTACAATCTGCTTCTAATGAACTGACTCATAAAGTCCCCATGGACATCCTCAAAGTTAATGGAATATTAAAAGAGATTTTGGGGGTGCAATATGTAAAGGCGGCTGGTAACTTTTATGTTAAAGTTTATTTCGGATGTGCCAAGGATGCAAATGCATTTTTGCTAAACAAACCTGTACTACAAGAAAATAATTGGAAAGCAACAATTCCATATGACAGCATAGAGTGCCAAGGAATTATTCGTGCTCCTGTGGATCTTAGTGAGGAGACATTGCTCGAGGACTTAAAAGCGAGTTGTATGATTCTTGGTGTAAAGCGCTTTACCAAAAAACAGGACGATGGGCAATTCAAACCTCTCCCAACCGTCCTGGTTACATTTATGGCCTCGTCTAGACCCGACCACGTAATCTATGACCATATCTGGATGCCTGTACAGGAATACATCAGACCTCTGCTTCAGTGCTTCAGATGTTATAAATTTGGACATGGCAGTGGAGCTTGTAAAAGCACTCAAGTATGTTCCATTTGTTCGGCGGGTCATTTTTACAAAGAATGTACCACACCATCAGTCTTCAAGTGCTCAAACTGTAGTGGACCCCATTCGGCAGTTTCTTATACCTGTAAAGTGAAGGCAGAAAAAATTGCACAAATTAAGAACAAGATAAATGGCAAATTCTCTTATGCAACTGCAGCTGCAATAGCTGTTACACCTAATAATAGTACTAATCCAAATAGTAAGATTTTAAAAACACCTGCTAAAACACCTCACGGACGTGCTATGATTGCTGACATTATTAATTCTGATATTGTCCTTAATGCAATCACCAAAACAATTGtagaattaatgaaaaaaagagAAGTCAATAATACTTCCTCTGGTCCTTTACCAATATCCTCCCAAATGATTAAAGAGCTGCTTGTAACAAGTTTTACCACTTAA
- the LOC133534790 gene encoding uncharacterized protein LOC133534790, with product MRDVVVELVKFESKYDFLEFLDDKTDFVKLYTDGSKTKDRTSFAFFDSFLNIGKVFECSSYFSVFSAEVLGIIYALEHIRNYYITKNKFLILSDSMSALQALKSKCVSASVNYLIYKLRSCLSSLLNRNITVEFCWVPGHSGIFGNELVDKLAKSTEDIQVCDLKVPQSDLVPFVKELMIRRWNNSWSKSKEVKGKWLAEIVPAPSSKSWFEYQRKYVERAFITTICRLRIGHARFPAHFFRLELSDSAVCAHCNFDVCDLEHIFFHCPSFNLQRLLFVAMCMDTGLQVLPNSVQGLMKYPQLYPVIYQFVTHTIGSL from the coding sequence atgcGAGACGTGGTTGTTGAACTGGTCAAATTTGAATCGAAATATGACTTTTTGGAGTTTCTTGATGATAAGACTGATTTTGTTAAGTTATATACTGACGGCTCTAAAACTAAAGATAGGACCAGTTTTGCATTTTTTGACTCTTTTTTGAACATAGGAAAAGTTTTTGAATGTAGTAGTTATTTTTCAGTATTTTCGGCTGAAGTATTAGGCATAATTTATGCTTTAGAACATAttcgtaattattatataactaaaaataagtttttgattcTATCTGATTCGATGAGCGCTTTACAAGCGCTTAAAAGTAAATGTGTAAGTGCAtctgtaaattatttaatttataagttgAGAAGTTGTTTAAGTTCTTTGTTGAATAGAAATATTACTGTTGAATTTTGCTGGGTTCCGGGACATTCAGGAATTTTTGGCAACGAACTAGTAGACAAGCTTGCCAAATCTACAGAAGATATACAAGTTTGTGATTTAAAAGTACCTCAATCCGATTTAGTACCTTTTGTTAAAGAACTTATGATTAGACGTTGGAATAACTCATGGTCTAAATCCAAAGAAGTCAAAGGGAAATGGCTTGCAGAAATAGTCCCGGCACCCAGCTCCAAGTCGTGGTTTGAATACCAAAGAAAATATGtagaaagggcatttattacaACTATATGTAGATTGCGCATTGGTCACGCTCGTTTTCCCGCACATTTTTTTAGATTAGAGCTAAGTGATTCTGCTGTTTGTGCACATTGTAATTTTGATGTATGTGAtcttgaacatatttttttccattgtCCTTCATTTAATTTACAAAGGTTATTGTTTGTTGCTATGTGTATGGATACTGGTTTGCAAGTTCTGCCAAATTCAGTACAGGGCCTTATGAAATATCCACAATTATATCctgtaatctatcaatttgttaCTCATACTATAGGtagtttgtaa